The proteins below come from a single Zea mays cultivar B73 chromosome 8, Zm-B73-REFERENCE-NAM-5.0, whole genome shotgun sequence genomic window:
- the LOC103636395 gene encoding uncharacterized protein, whose product MRRTAPRHALLPPPAYVYKYIRGTSRPLRRPVHRPSRSVKLHRRSTYGRSVVAAKKLTMRQARPYSGIFCGGVSARTGPHALPLARIKKIMKRSAGEAAAAADGGARMISCEAPVVFSKACELFVAELTRRAWAATLDGKRRTVHREDVATAVHNTDLFDFLVDVVTADTAGGTGGGGHDGDGDGAL is encoded by the coding sequence ATGCGACGCACCGCGCCACGCCACGCGCTCCTTCCTCCACCTGCGTACGTATATAAATATATTAGAGGCACCTCGCGCCCTCTGCGCCGGCCAGTTCACCGCCCATCTCGATCGGTAAAATTGCACCGGCGATCGACGTACGGTAGGTCGGTAGTAGCAGCAAAGAAACTAACCATGAGGCAGGCGAGGCCGTACTCGGGGATCTTCTGCGGCGGGGTGTCGGCGCGGACGGGCCCGCACGCGCTGCCGCTggcgcgcatcaagaagatcatgaaGCGCTCCGCGGGGGAGGCGGCGGCCGCCGCGGACGGCGGCGCCAGGATGATCTCCTGCGAGGCGCCCGTTGTGTTCTCCAAGGCGTGCGAGCTCTTCGTCGCCGAGCTCACGCGCCGCGCCTGGGCCGCCACGCTCGACGGCAAGCGCCGCACCGTGCACAGGGAGGACGTCGCCACGGCCGTGCACAACACCGACCTCTTCGACTTCCTCGTCGACGTCGTCACGGCGGACACTGCAGGTGGAACCGGCGGCGGCGGgcacgacggcgacggtgacggcgcgCTCTAA
- the LOC100281874 gene encoding uncharacterized protein LOC100281874 produces MRQARPYSGIFCGGVSARTGPHALPLARIKKIMKRSAGEAAAAADGGARMISCEAPVVFSKACELFVAELTRRAWAATLDGKRRTVHREDVATAVHNTDLFDFLVDVVTADTAGGTGGGGGGHDGDGPL; encoded by the coding sequence ATGAGGCAGGCGAGGCCGTACTCGGGGATCTTCTGCGGCGGGGTGTCGGCGCGGACGGGCCCGCACGCGCTGCCGCTggcgcgcatcaagaagatcatgaaGCGCTCCGCGGGGGAGGCGGCGGCCGCCGCGGACGGCGGCGCCAGGATGATCTCCTGCGAGGCGCCCGTTGTGTTCTCCAAGGCGTGCGAGCTCTTCGTCGCCGAGCTCACGCGCCGCGCCTGGGCCGCCACGCTCGACGGCAAGCGCCGCACCGTGCACAGGGAGGACGTCGCCACGGCCGTGCACAACACCGACCTCTTCGACTTCCTCGTCGACGTCGTCACGGCGGACACTGCAGGTGgaaccggcggcggcggcggcgggcacgaCGGCGACGGCCCGCTCTAA